Proteins co-encoded in one Cinclus cinclus chromosome 9, bCinCin1.1, whole genome shotgun sequence genomic window:
- the LOC134047103 gene encoding SH3 domain-binding protein 1-like, with translation MSHLNAGRQRGPQFAPEKEPIHAHGEAGRAGGVLARNGEKEKHEEAAKWRRKGEGRCSSWRNCKKPCKELSEGPLFLLGRLGLISFCHSRKHKPGDGLTCYASSNDIFFFFFSVRARGETLQHTPPIFVGRDNWRAPNVSIMWKRDRQVSLWERIWDRLYLEVSANALAAEMQFHLLPPAPRPAPAPRPAAPLRAAPRPAETQRAPPPHPTPRARSPPAPRMRPCPRPEPSPHLCHPRGASLLGPPSPRRIPARASPRRIPFPPPGGIPRPLPSGIPPDPLPPGWIPAGSPILGRDPVPPRRGPPARPPARGAGQGRILPRTVPLRALASCGGENLP, from the coding sequence TTTTGGCCAGAAATGGTGAGAAGGAAAAGCATGAAGAAGCCGCGAAGTGGAGGAGAAAAGGTGAAGGGAgatgcagctcctggagaaatTGTAAAAAGCCTTGCAAAGAGTTGTCGGAAGGACCGTTATTCCTGCTGGGCAGGTTAGGACTGATCTCTTTCTGCCACTCCAGGAAACACAAACCTGGGGACGGACTGACGTGTTACGCCTCTtctaatgacatttttttctttttcttttctgtacgAGCGAGAGGAGAGACCCTGCAACACACGCCACCTATCTTTGTGGGGAGGGATAATTGGAGAGCACCAAACGTGAGCATCATGTGGAAACGTGATCGCCAAGTTTCTCTCTGGGAAAGGATCTGGGATAGATTATACCTTGAAGTCTCCGCGAACGCTTTAGCGGCAGAAATGCAATTCCACCTCCTcccgcccgccccccgccccgcgcccgccccccgccccgccgctccgctccgcgccgcTCCGCGCCCCGCGGAAACTCAGCGCGCCCCGCCACCGCATCCCACCCCCCGGGCCCGCAGCCCCCCTGCCCCGCGGATGCGACCCTGCCCTCGCCCCGAGCCCAGCCCGCACCTCTGCCACCCCCGGGGCGCATCCCTGCTCGGCCCCCCGTCCCCGAGGCGCATCCCTGCCCGTGCGTCCCCCCGCCGcatccctttccctcccccagGCGGAAtcccccgccccctccccagcGGGATCCCGCCGGATCCCCTGCCCCCAGGCTGGATCCCTGCCGGTTCTCCCATCCTCGGGCGGGATCCCGTCCCCCCCCGGCGGGGTCCCCCCGctcgcccgcccgcccgcggaGCTGGCCAGGGCCGCATCCTGCCCCGCACCGTCCCGCTCCGGGCTCTCGCCTCTTGCGGTGGGGAAAACTTACCCTAA